A section of the Sebastes fasciatus isolate fSebFas1 chromosome 21, fSebFas1.pri, whole genome shotgun sequence genome encodes:
- the LOC141759996 gene encoding myeloid cell surface antigen CD33-like: protein MSVISVRSVKMVTAIVLLNVFLVSGALAVCPKSPSLFITTPKQMEALSGSCLQIPCNFTVKSEEEFNSTRSTFGVWIKSNQDFAKNPHNVIFNSSSTDNIYPMSLTGDLSQNNCTTLFSIVNTSYTDWYYFRIENGSFRATASCDPLQITVKDSPPRPSIEISGDLKENQSVTITCSAFTPCPHCPPELTWTLQQDPHNKIEENTDRTFTTKIQKTFTLSDEHDGFNITCSARYPLNEGKDVKTAEERKTLSVSCKIIKCLLLDPVST from the exons atgagtgtcatttcagtccggtctgtgaaaatggtgacagccatcgtgttactgaacgtcttcttagtttcag GTGCTTTGGCTGTTTGTCCTAAAAGCCCATCCCTATTCATCACTACACCAAAGCAGATGGAAGCACTGAGTGGATCCTGTCTGCAAATCCCATGTAACTTTACAGTTAAATCAGAAGAGGAATTCAACAGCACAAGATCAACCTTCGGCGTGTGGATTAAAAGTAACCAAGATTTTGCTAAAAATCCACATAATGTGATTTTCAACAGTAGCAGTACGGATAATATCTATCCAATGAGTCTTACTGGAGACCTGAGTCAGAATAActgcaccactttattttccatTGTGAACACAAGTTACACAGACTGGTACTACTTCAGAATTGAGAACGGATCATTCAGGGCAACAGCTTCTTGTGATCCTCTTCAAATAACAGTCAAAG attctcctccgaggcccagcattgagatctcaggtgatctgaaggagaatcagtctgtcactataacctgctcagctttcactccctgtccacactgccctcctgaactcacctggactctccaacaagaccctcacaacaaaatagaggaaaacacagatcgaaccttcacaactaaaatccagaagaccttcactctgtcagacgaacatgatggattcaacatcacctgttcagccagatatcctttaaatgaaggaaaagacgtcaagacagcagaggagagaaaaacgctcagtgtttcatgtaagataataaagtgtttgttattagatcctgtcagcacatga
- the LOC141760091 gene encoding sialic acid-binding Ig-like lectin 10, with protein MVTAIMLLSVFLVSGALADCPRTSGLFMTAPKQMEALSGSCLQIPCNFTVKQGKKFNSTRTTFGVWMKSSKDFAKYQNSVIFNSSRMDNIYPMSFTGDLSQNNCTTLFSSVNTSYTDNYFFRIENGPFRATTYCDSLQIKVKDSPPKPSIEISGDLKEKQSVTITCSAFTPCPHSPPKLTWTLQQDPHNKIEENPDRTFTTKIQKTFTLSDEHDGFIITCSARYPVNEGKDVKTAEERTTLNVSYAPKNTSVSISPSGLVSAGSLVNLTCSSRANPPVSFTWFKTSKDGPVSVAEGDFYSFKVTSVTDIEDYYCVATNDLGNQTSRINNADNPEFGAVVYVTLKILGIVALYSTIIIFEWWFRSRCCNKPVKDAVEADYVNRVIEIQAS; from the exons atggtgacagccatcATGTTACTGAGcgtcttcttagtttcag gtgCTTTGGCTGATTGTCCTAGAACCTCAGGCCTATTCATGACTGCACCAAAGCAGATGGAAGCACTGAGTGGATCTTGCCTGCAAATCCCATGTAACTTTACAGTTAAACAAGGAAAGAAATTCAACAGCACAAGAACAACCTTCGGAGTGTGGATGAAAAGTAGCAAAGATTTTGCCAAATATCAAAACTCTGTGATTTTCAATAGCAGCAGGATGGATAATATCTATCCAATGAGTTTTACTGGAGACCTGAGTCAGAATAActgcaccactttattttccagtGTAAACACAAGTTACACAGACAACTACTTCTTCAGAATTGAGAACGGACCGTTCAGGGCAACAACTTATTGTGATAGTCttcaaataaaagtcaaag ATTCTCCTCCAAAGCCCAGCATTGAGATCTCAGGTGATCTGAAGgagaagcagtctgtcactataacctgctcagctttcactccctgtccacactcccctcctaaactcacctggactctccaacaagaccctcacaacaaaatagaggaaaacccagatcgaaccttcacaactaaaatccagaagaccttcactctgtcagacgaacatgatggattcatcatcacctgttcagccagatatcctgtaaatgaaggaaaagacgtcaagacagcagaggagagaacgaCGCTCAATGTTTCAT atgctcccaagaacacctcagtgtccatcagtccatcaggtttggtgtcagcaggtagcctggtgaacctgacctgctccagcagagccaatccTCCCGTCAGCTTCACCTGGTTCAAGACCAGCAAAGACGGACCTGTCAGTGTAGCTGAAGGAGACTTTTACAGCTTCAAGGTGACCTCTGTGACAGATATAGAAGATTATTACTGTGTGGCCACAAATGATCTCGGTAATCAGACATCACGGATtaataatgcag ATAATCCAGAGTTTGGGGCTGTCGTCTACGTTACACTGAAGATCCTGGGAATCGTAGCGCTCTACAGTACAATCATCATCTTTGAGTG GTGGTTTAGATCAAGATGCTGCAACAAACCAGTGAAG GACGCAGTAGAAGCAGACTATGTCAACAGAGTGATTGAGATCCAAGCAtcatga
- the LOC141759558 gene encoding B-cell receptor CD22-like, producing the protein MVTAIVLLSVFLVSGALADCPERTALFITAPNKMEALSGSCLQIPCNFRVKPEEEFNSTRTTFGVWLKSSQYFANKPHNVIFNSSRMDNIYPMNLTGDLSQNNCTTLFSSVNTSYTDRYFFRIKNGPFRATAECDPLQITVKDSPPRPSIEISGDLKEKQSVTITCSAFTHCPHSPPELTWTLQQDPHNKIEENTDRTFTTKIQKTFTLSDEHDGFNITCSARYPVNEGKDVKTAEERTTLNVSYAPKNTSVSISPPGLVSVGSRVNLTCSSRANPPVSRFTWFKTSENGPVNVSEGDFYSFNVTDGGVYICVATNELGNGTSREIHLTMKGEVGSLELGPFIGGIVGFIALICLIVCVWRLKSSHATAQQTQSQTGEEAAAEEPASKTEEEIIHYGEINFSTRPELASVQDGGQQQDTLYAQVKVSQTANSLRQTADGPEDLYAQVKRK; encoded by the exons atggtgacagccatcgtgttactgagcgtcttcttagtttcag gtgCTTTGGCTGATTGTCCTGAAAGAACAGCCCTATTCATTACTGCACCAAATAAGATGGAAGCACTGAGTGGATCTTGTCTGCAAATCCCATGTAACTTTAGAGTTAAACCAGAAGAGGAATTCAACAGCACAAGAACAACCTTCGGAGTGTGGCTGAAAAGTAGCCAATATTTTGCCAACAAACCACATAATGTGATTTTcaacagcagcaggatggataatatctatccaatgaatcttactggagacctgagtcagaataactgcaccactttattttccagtGTAAACACAAGTTACACAGACAGGTACTTCTTCAGAATTAAGAACGGACCATTCAGGGCAACAGCTGAATGTGATCCTCTTCAAATAACAGTCAAAG ATTCTCCTCCGAGGCCCAGCATTGAGATCTCAGGTGATCTAAAGgagaagcagtctgtcactataacctgctcagctttcactcactgtccacactcccctcctgaactcacctggactctccaacaagaccctcacaacaaaatagaggaaaacacagatcgaaccttcacaactaaaatccagaagaccttcactctgtcagacgaacatgatggattcaacatcacctgttcagccagatatcctgtaaatgaaggaaaagatgtcaagacagcagaggagagaacgaCGCTCAATGTTTCAT atgctCCCAAAAACACCTCAGTATCCATCAGTCCGCCAGGTTTGGTGTCAGTAGGTAGCCGGgtgaacctgacctgctccagcagagccaatccTCCTGTCAGCCGCTTCACCTGGTTCAAGACCAGCGAGAACGGACCTGTCAATGTATCTGAAGGagatttttacagctttaatgtCACTGATGGAGGAGTTTATATCTGCGTGGCCACAAATGAGCTTGGTAATGGAACATCAAGAGAGATCCATCTGACTATGAAAG GTGAAGTTGGCTCTCTAGAATTGGGGCCGTTTATTGGAGGAATCGTTGGGTTCATCGCACTCATCTGCCTGATTGTATGTGTTTG GCGTTTAAAGTCATCACATGCAACTGCACAACAGACTCAG agtCAAACGGGTGAAGAGGCGGCTGCTGAAGAGCCAGCAagtaaaacagaagaagaaatcatCCATTATGGAGAGATCAACTTCTCCACGAGACCTGAACTGGCCTCGGTGCAGGAcggtggacagcagcaggataCGCTGTACGCACAGGTCAAAGTGTCCCAGACAGCAAACAGCTTAAGACAGACCGCCGACGGCCCAGAGGATCTCTACGCTCAAGTGAAGAGAAAATGA
- the LOC141759559 gene encoding sialic acid-binding Ig-like lectin 9: MSVISVQSVKMVTAIVLLSFFFVSGALAVCPERTALFITTPKQMEALSGSCLQIPCNFTVKSEEEFNSTRSTFGVWIKSNQDFAKNPHNVIFNSSSTDNIYPMSLTGDLSQKNCTTLFSIVNTSYTDWYYFRIENGSFRATASCDPLQITVKDSPPRPSIEISGDLKENQSVTITCSAFTPCPHSPPELTWTLQQDPHNKIEENTDRTFTTKIQKTFTLSDEHDGFNITCSARYPLNEGKDVKTAEERKTLNVSCKIIKCLLLDPVST, translated from the exons atgagtgtcatttcagtccagtctgtgaaaatggtgacagccatcgtgttactgagcttcttctttgtttcag gtgCTTTGGCTGTTTGTCCTGAAAGAACAGCCCTATTCATCACTACACCAAAGCAGATGGAAGCACTGAGTGGATCCTGTCTGCAAATCCCATGTAACTTTACAGTTAAATCAGAAGAGGAATTCAACAGCACAAGATCAACCTTCGGCGTGTGGATTAAAAGTAACCAAGATTTTGCTAAAAATCCACATAATGTGATTTTCAACAGTAGCAGTACGGATAATATCTATCCAATGAGTCTTACTGGAGACCTGAGTCAGAAAAActgcaccactttattttccatTGTGAACACAAGTTACACAGACTGGTACTACTTCAGAATTGAGAACGGATCATTCAGGGCAACAGCTTCTTGTGATCCTCTTCAAATAACAGTCAAAG attctcctccgaggcccagcattgagatctcaggtgatctgaaggagaatcagtctgtcactataacctgctcagctttcactccctgtccacactcccctcctgaactcacctggactctccaacaagaccctcacaacaaaatagaggaaaacacagatcgaaccttcacaactaaaatccagaagaccttcactctgtcagacgaacatgatggattcaacatcacctgttcagccagatatcctttaaatgaaggaaaagacgtcaagacagcagaggagagaaaaacgctcaatgtttcatgtaagataataaagtgtttgttattagatcctgtcagcacatga